The following are from one region of the Primulina eburnea isolate SZY01 chromosome 17, ASM2296580v1, whole genome shotgun sequence genome:
- the LOC140818735 gene encoding uncharacterized protein: MEHQSAAKKGKTLIFSFFKKRDRQASEDTSIPTVLTMQHQSSESLLFPNIQIPSCSSPRDDHQSSSTFIERDPRKRKQICEYHVNVRDEIRRSYLNMGPYQPDMLEYPGTKFGSQNRRFQKKWFQKFYWLEYSPSTNKAYCFYCFLFLNDVNSSNISALVNEGFDNWKRVNQGKTCAFLSHIGSAASSPHTMCERRAENLMRPSQHIDKVMHTQSKEEKEKNRLRLSTSIVAVRWLALQGCAFSGNDESLSSSNHGNFLELVKAFAKMNIEIDEVVLENAPKNAQYIAPEIQKEILHIMANRVRKMVREEVGDKYFCILVDEARDISKREQMAIILRFVNNHGILTERFFAIKSVSDTTSMNLKNEISNILVHHDLHVKKIRGQGYDGASNMRRAWNGLQALFLKDCPYAYYVHCFAHRLQLTLVSAAKDVSVIWEFFSHLDNIFNIVTSSTKRIAELHTAQRNEIKYMLSIGERDSGSGANQIGNIQRAGATRWSSHYDSVKSLIGMYTATCKVFEVLSDHSPNGRAKAEVRGIYRNMGTTLLNDIM, encoded by the exons ATGGAACATCAATCTGCTGCAAAGAAAGGAAAAACATTGATATTTTCTTTCTTTAAGAAGAGAGATCGTCAAGCTAGTGAAGATACTTCAATTCCTACGGTCCTTACAATGCAACATCAATCCAGTGAAAGTCTTCTATTTCCCAATATCCAAATTCCTTCATGTTCCTCTCCTAGAGACGATCATCAGTCTTCGTCTACTTTTATTGAACGAGATCCGAGAAAAAGAAAACAGATATGTGAATATCATGTTAATGTACGAGATGAGATAAGACGTTCATATCTAAATATGGGGCCTTATCAACCAGATATGTTGGAGTATCCAGGTACGAAATTTGGAAGCCAGAATCGTCGTTTTCAGAAAAAATGGTTTCAGAAATTTTATTGGTTGGAGTATTCACCTTCAACCAATAAGGCATATTGTTTCTATTGCTTTCTTTTCCTGAATGATGTTAATTCATCTAATATCTCGGCATTGGTCAATGAAGGATTTGACAATTGGAAAAGGGTAAACCAAGGAAAAACATGTGCTTTTCTTTCCCATATTGGTTCTGCAGCTTCTTCACCTCATACTATGTGTGAGagaagggctgaaaatttgatGAGGCCCTCACAACATATTGATAAAGTGATGCATACACAATCTAAAgaggaaaaagagaaaaatcgTCTGCGTTTGAGCACCTCAATTGTAGCTGTTCGTTGGCTAGCACTTCAAGGTTGTGCTTTTAGTGGTAACGATGAATCTCTATCTTCATCTAATCAtggaaattttcttgaattggtGAAGGCTTTTGCAAAAATGAATATAGAAATTGATGAAGTTGTGCTTGAGAATGCTCCAAAAAATGCCCAATATATCGCACCAGAAATTCAGAAAGAGATTTTACATATTATGGCCAATAGAGTACGAAAGATGGTTCGTGAAGAAGTTGGAGATAAATACTTCTGTATTCTTGTTGATGAAGCCCGAGATATATCTAAACGAGAGCAAATGGCCATTATATTGAGGTTTGTGAACAATCATGGGATTTTGACAGAAAGATTTTTTGCCATCAAAAGTGTTAGTGACACTACCTCAATGAATTTGAAAAATGAGATATCAAATATTCTTGTTCATCATGATCTCCATGTTAAGAAAATCAGAGGCCAAGGATATGATGGTGCTAGCAATATGCGTCGAGCCTGGAATGGACTTCAAGcattatttctcaaagattgtcCCTATGCATACTATGTCCACTGTTTTGCACATCGTTTACAACTGACATTGGTTTCTGCAGCTAAGGATGTTAGTGTTATTTGGGAATTCTTTTCTCATTTGgacaatatttttaatattgtcACTTCTTCTACTAAGCGCATTGCTGAATTACATACTGCACAAAGAAATGAAATTAAGTATATGTTGTCAATTGGAGAACGTGATTCTGGAAGTGGTGCAAACCAGATTGGTAATATCCAACGAGCAGGAGCTACTCGTTGGAGTTCTCACTATGATTCGGTAAAAAGCTTGATAGGTATGTACACTGCAACTTGCAAAGTTTTTGAAGTTCTCAGTGATCATTCTCCAAATGGAAGAGCTAAGGCTGAAGTTCGGGGGATTTACAGAAACATG GGCACAACTttgttgaacgatataatgtaa